In a genomic window of Quercus lobata isolate SW786 chromosome 4, ValleyOak3.0 Primary Assembly, whole genome shotgun sequence:
- the LOC115986127 gene encoding ankyrin repeat domain-containing protein 30A-like, producing MHSGEPLRNDASIRDFNSGIGCHIASIIEEALLLPKDMVIQNTFRLDEMFNNCYNQLEEERKKWSSVVQTLTISEQDLAETKKKLVTEEQARKSADSALEGFQKQAEDQRKHLHEANEELKAAREQVAVLKKHLEETQKLREQAERSREEAERAKVEIEQAMNEAEQKGYDLGMAKTEETLRAEVSMVCRIYCAKTWNEALNRAGVEASSELRKAENVFYPTAIRALDPSSAQVEDTPSTTNPNQEVLPQNLPLVGQPEPAKETNAPQEVSLDKTAAASEAGVASQGFQQDLDSTVMLAEGATKDKEGVTTSEENKSSNQAPKLQIKLKK from the exons ATGCACAGTGGGGAGCCCCTACGAAATGATGCATCTATTAGGGACTTCAACAGTGGCATTGGGTGCCACATAGCCTCAATTATAGAGGAGGCTTTgttgctcccaaaggatatg GTTATCCAAAACACTTTTAGACTGGATGAGATGTTCAATAACTGCTACAATCAGTTAGAAGAGGAAAGGAAGAAATGGTCGTCGGTCGTACAAACTTTAACAATTTCCGAGCAAGACTTGgcagaaacaaagaaaaaattagttACTGAGGAGCAAGCTCGCAAAAGCGCTGACTCGGCCTTGGAAGGCTTTCAAAAGCAAGCCGAGGACCAGAGAAAGCACTTGCACGAAGCTAATGAAGAATTGAAGGCTGCCCGAGAGCAAGTGGCAGTCCTTAAAAAGCACTtggaggaaacccaaaaattgagGGAGCAAGCTGAAAGATCCAGGGAGGAGGCCGAGAGGGCAAAGGTTGAGATCGAACAGGCAATGAACGAGGCTGAACAAAAAGGTTACGACCTCGGGATGGCTAAGACAGAGGAAACCCTAAGGGCAGAGGTGTCAATGGTGTGCCGCATTTACTGCGCCAAAACTTGGAATGAAGCCCTTAATcgagctggggttgaggcttcatcTGAATTAAGGAAGGCAGAGAATGTGTTCTATCCTACAGCAATCCGTGCCTTGGATCCTTCATCCGCTCAAGTCGAAGACACTCCTTCAACCACTAATCCTAATCAGGAGGTTTTGCCTCAAAATCTTCCCCTCGTAGGCCAACCAGAACCAGCTAAAGAGACCAATGCTCCTCAAGAAGTCTCCTTGGACAAGACTGCAGCAGCTTCTGAGGCAGGGGTAGCCTCTCAAGGTTTTCAACAGGATTTGGATTccacagtcatgctagctgagGGAGCTACTAAGGATAAAGAGGGAGTCACTACCTCGGAGGAAAATAAATCATCCAACCAAGCTCCCAAGCTCcaaattaagttaaaaaaatag